The following are from one region of the Stigmatella ashevillena genome:
- a CDS encoding type VI immunity family protein, translated as MQHSHRAVAPGVMRALEAYLRAVGGSALGRYVDPEGEFQSLDASGWELIHQEMRADDWAVVRLFDAGAAEYRYRFEYHGRQLVDLSGAPSPVAVSEVSGWLPTEFLEEQGPARVRELALDMAGSLPFCSGHVGLSFNGGARSGRRQKRSHQAVLSLPRHRRP; from the coding sequence ATGCAGCACTCTCACAGGGCGGTGGCACCGGGGGTGATGCGCGCGTTGGAGGCCTACCTGCGAGCCGTAGGCGGGTCTGCGTTGGGACGCTATGTGGACCCGGAAGGAGAGTTTCAGAGTCTCGACGCATCAGGCTGGGAGTTGATCCATCAAGAGATGCGTGCCGACGACTGGGCCGTCGTCCGTCTCTTTGACGCAGGTGCCGCAGAGTACCGGTATCGCTTCGAGTATCACGGGCGGCAGCTTGTCGATCTCTCTGGGGCTCCAAGTCCGGTCGCGGTCAGTGAGGTGAGTGGCTGGTTGCCAACAGAGTTCCTCGAAGAGCAGGGTCCGGCGCGCGTTCGTGAGCTGGCACTGGACATGGCGGGCTCCCTGCCGTTCTGCTCCGGGCACGTGGGCTTGTCATTCAACGGGGGGGCTCGATCTGGTAGGCGTCAAAAGAGAAGTCATCAAGCAGTGCTCTCGCTACCCAGGCATCGACGTCCCTGA
- a CDS encoding type VI immunity family protein — protein MVGVKREVIKQCSRYPGIDVPDESIGWRLGTRLWGVHWLTFLGQPVLGALGGAAALRTRLRTPGVDVQEVEGERAVVTLGEWPEAGDTETGRVLPAYRELARVLEPWLYQEQRSWERRFLD, from the coding sequence CTGGTAGGCGTCAAAAGAGAAGTCATCAAGCAGTGCTCTCGCTACCCAGGCATCGACGTCCCTGATGAGTCCATTGGGTGGAGGCTGGGCACGCGTCTCTGGGGCGTGCACTGGCTGACGTTTCTGGGCCAGCCAGTGCTGGGCGCACTGGGTGGAGCGGCAGCCCTGAGAACCCGTCTCCGCACGCCAGGCGTCGACGTGCAGGAAGTGGAGGGGGAGCGGGCTGTTGTCACGCTGGGTGAGTGGCCTGAGGCAGGCGATACCGAAACGGGGCGGGTGCTGCCTGCTTATCGCGAATTGGCACGGGTGCTGGAACCCTGGCTCTACCAGGAGCAGCGAAGCTGGGAACGCCGTTTCCTCGACTGA
- a CDS encoding DMT family transporter, with protein MPPEHTPEPQRPSSLWPLLSLGLLAAVFFSLTFVLNRSMSLAGGHWVWSASLRYAAMLLLLSGYVFLRRGGAWMAATLRLFFQRPGFWLVAGSVGCGVFYGSVCFAAGHAPGWVIAVTWQSTLLASPLVLRAFGLRVPWRGMLFIALVMAGIVLVNLQSWRGGMSMQEVLLGVLPVFVAAFAYPIGNQMLNAARNGTSSRIAPITSPVLGDAASCVLLLVLGSVPFWVGLLAVVRPPAPTSSQVLQTLVVALSSGVIATTLFLRARNAAQDAYSIAAVDATQAGEVIFALAGEVLLLGMPLPASEALVGVFLVTGGIIGFAVGTPTKKDEPLRPRRTRNP; from the coding sequence ATGCCCCCAGAACACACCCCTGAGCCGCAACGCCCTTCAAGCCTCTGGCCCCTCCTCTCGTTGGGACTGCTGGCAGCGGTCTTTTTCAGCCTGACGTTCGTGCTCAACCGGTCCATGAGTCTGGCCGGAGGGCACTGGGTCTGGAGCGCCAGCCTGCGCTACGCCGCGATGCTCCTGCTGCTCAGCGGCTATGTCTTCCTGCGGCGCGGTGGAGCATGGATGGCGGCCACCCTGCGCCTCTTCTTCCAGCGCCCAGGCTTCTGGCTCGTGGCGGGCAGCGTCGGATGTGGCGTCTTCTATGGCAGCGTCTGTTTCGCGGCGGGCCATGCACCGGGCTGGGTCATTGCCGTCACGTGGCAATCCACCTTGCTGGCTTCCCCTCTCGTGCTCCGGGCCTTTGGGCTGCGCGTTCCCTGGAGGGGAATGCTCTTCATCGCACTCGTCATGGCGGGCATCGTCCTCGTCAATCTGCAATCCTGGCGAGGAGGCATGTCGATGCAAGAGGTGCTGCTCGGGGTGCTGCCGGTCTTCGTCGCGGCCTTTGCCTACCCGATTGGAAACCAGATGCTGAATGCGGCTCGCAATGGCACGAGTTCCCGCATCGCGCCCATCACATCGCCTGTCCTGGGAGATGCAGCCTCTTGTGTGTTGTTGCTGGTGCTCGGCTCGGTTCCGTTCTGGGTGGGATTGCTCGCCGTGGTGCGCCCTCCAGCACCCACCTCTTCGCAAGTGCTCCAAACGCTCGTGGTGGCCCTGAGTTCCGGAGTCATCGCCACCACGCTGTTCCTGCGTGCACGCAATGCGGCCCAGGATGCCTACAGCATCGCTGCCGTCGACGCGACGCAAGCGGGCGAAGTCATCTTCGCCCTCGCCGGTGAAGTCCTCCTGCTGGGCATGCCGCTGCCTGCCAGTGAAGCGCTCGTCGGGGTTTTCCTCGTCACTGGAGGAATCATCGGCTTCGCCGTCGGAACCCCCACGAAAAAGGACGAGCCCCTGCGTCCACGAAGGACCCGAAACCCGTGA